One Candidatus Bathyarchaeota archaeon DNA window includes the following coding sequences:
- a CDS encoding VapB-type antitoxin: MATTTIQVKRRNLKLLEVLKRSMQAKSYDEVIERLLAEKVGVPADMFGVDKGRISKFTEENRLEDRD; encoded by the coding sequence ATGGCTACAACCACCATCCAAGTGAAACGTAGAAACCTGAAATTATTAGAGGTACTGAAAAGAAGTATGCAAGCGAAAAGTTACGATGAGGTCATTGAAAGGTTGCTTGCTGAGAAGGTTGGAGTCCCAGCAGATATGTTCGGTGTTGATAAGGGAAGAATCTCGAAGTTTACAGAGGAAAACAGGCTGGAAGATAGAGATTGA